The Triticum aestivum cultivar Chinese Spring chromosome 3A, IWGSC CS RefSeq v2.1, whole genome shotgun sequence genome includes a region encoding these proteins:
- the LOC123058997 gene encoding uncharacterized protein produces MEAQDDCGKWRQIPAFGDWNMWEEMPVTQYFEPAATFFFTAQAGEDDVDLFKVPHFAANPYTYKKCVVRVKKGEEDEKPNANPGAGAVAGRRKKGGRKQQQQQNRQQGKKEQQQRRKKPKAKKAAAAAAVDEDLYKISPNVICKVQKKKLLRNLLGGCLGLNCIA; encoded by the exons ATGGAG GCGCAGGATGACTGCGGAAAGTGGCGCCAAATCCCGGCGTTCGGCGACTGGAACATGTGGGAGGAGATGCCCGTGACCCAGTACTTCGAGCCGGCGGCCACCTTCTTCTTCacggcgcaggcaggggaggacgACGTCGACCTCTTCAAGGTGCCACACTTCGCCGCCAACCCCTACACCTACAAGAAG TGCGTCGTCCGAGTGAAGAAGGGGGAGGAGGACGAGAAGCCGAACGCAAACCCCGGTGCCGGTGCTGTGgccgggaggaggaagaaggggggcaggaagcagcagcagcagcagaaccgCCAGCAAGGGAAGAAGGAGcagcagcagaggaggaagaagcccaaggccaagaaggcggcggcggcggcggcggtggacgagGACCTCTACAAGATCTCCCCCAACGTCATCTGCAAGGTGCAGAAG AAGAAGTTGCTGAGGAACCTGCTGGGAGGGTGCCTGGGCCTCAACTGCATCGCCTGA